In Gemmatimonadaceae bacterium, the following are encoded in one genomic region:
- a CDS encoding HEAT repeat domain-containing protein, translating to MRPLAPLLCLSLLLARPVTAAAQDRAPLVGGRPEADWREDLRNPQPIVRQAALEALAQFADVTESTILHLTPLIGDPDVAVRRTAIRAIGHGGRAARRASSALWRAWRDDDPLVAADAGIALVQIGEPNIRLFRERLPTGEPRDRARAAAALANAGPAARGAIHALRDQLGDDDARVRGASLAAIAALDEKPGRTTATLVARSLARDLGDSPQLDAPDAIVRARTALTILARAARDAKQTTPTLQLILWDGPAPLRAHAAQVLGRIPGDGDRALGMAMAAGDASVREAALRGFVAERSRRRALPAVLDSLRRIDPALDTARTRAMVEAIGYVAQRHRDVDRALARVLDKAPALAPQVTLARRRLTIGF from the coding sequence ATGCGTCCCCTCGCGCCACTTCTCTGCCTCAGCCTGCTGCTGGCACGGCCCGTCACCGCGGCCGCGCAGGATCGCGCCCCGCTCGTCGGTGGTCGACCCGAGGCCGACTGGCGCGAGGACCTGCGCAACCCGCAACCGATCGTCCGGCAGGCGGCACTCGAGGCACTCGCGCAGTTCGCCGACGTCACCGAATCGACGATCCTCCACCTGACGCCGCTGATCGGCGATCCCGACGTTGCCGTGCGGCGGACGGCGATCCGTGCGATCGGGCATGGCGGACGCGCCGCGCGCCGTGCCTCATCCGCGCTCTGGCGTGCCTGGCGCGATGACGATCCCCTCGTTGCCGCCGATGCCGGCATCGCGCTGGTACAGATCGGCGAGCCGAACATCCGCCTGTTCCGCGAGCGGCTCCCGACCGGTGAGCCACGCGATCGCGCACGCGCCGCTGCGGCGCTCGCCAACGCCGGCCCGGCCGCGAGGGGTGCGATCCATGCCCTGCGCGACCAGCTCGGCGATGACGATGCCCGCGTGCGTGGCGCGAGCCTCGCCGCCATCGCCGCGCTCGACGAGAAGCCCGGACGGACGACCGCCACGCTGGTGGCGCGCAGCCTGGCACGCGACCTGGGCGACTCACCACAGCTCGATGCGCCTGACGCGATCGTCCGTGCACGCACCGCGCTGACGATCCTCGCCCGCGCCGCGCGCGACGCAAAGCAGACCACCCCGACGCTGCAACTCATCCTCTGGGATGGCCCTGCACCGCTCCGCGCGCATGCCGCGCAGGTGCTCGGGCGGATTCCGGGCGACGGCGACCGTGCGCTCGGCATGGCCATGGCGGCCGGCGATGCGAGCGTGCGTGAGGCGGCGCTCCGTGGCTTCGTGGCCGAGCGGTCGCGGCGGCGTGCACTGCCTGCCGTGCTCGACTCGCTGCGCCGCATCGATCCGGCACTCGACACGGCGCGCACCAGGGCCATGGTGGAGGCGATCGGGTACGTGGCCCAGCGGCACCGGGACGTGGATCGTGCCCTCGCCCGCGTGCTCGACAAGGCGCCGGCGCTCGCTCCGCAGGTGACCCTCGCCCGCCGCCGGCTGACGATCGGGTTCTGA
- a CDS encoding ubiquinone/menaquinone biosynthesis methyltransferase, whose translation MDRPHTDDALARFRAQDLDAAMADAARKQGVVTPMFDVIAPRYDAFTRLFSFGMDAGWKRDLVDAVTQRAAGATRAVDAACGTGDIGFSLAERLPALHVTGVDPSAEMLAIARTRVPAERRTRVTFESGELAHLPVAGATLDIVTAGYGFRNVPDLEAAVRECARALRPGGVLGSLDFFVPRNAIWRVLFLGYLRLAGDVVGWWWHRTPAIYGYIARSIASFVTAEEFAAMLRAHGFTVVEQRRMLFGGIALHLAVRDGAA comes from the coding sequence ATGGACCGACCGCACACCGACGACGCGCTGGCCCGTTTCCGCGCCCAGGACCTGGACGCAGCGATGGCCGATGCCGCGCGCAAGCAGGGCGTGGTGACACCGATGTTCGACGTCATCGCCCCACGCTACGATGCCTTCACGCGGCTCTTCTCCTTCGGCATGGATGCGGGGTGGAAACGCGACCTCGTCGATGCCGTCACGCAGCGCGCGGCCGGCGCGACGCGCGCCGTCGACGCCGCCTGCGGCACCGGTGACATCGGCTTCTCGCTGGCCGAAAGGCTGCCCGCCCTGCACGTGACCGGCGTCGACCCCTCGGCGGAGATGCTCGCGATCGCGCGCACGCGCGTCCCGGCGGAACGGCGCACACGTGTCACGTTCGAGTCCGGCGAGCTGGCGCACCTGCCGGTCGCTGGCGCCACGCTGGACATCGTGACGGCCGGCTACGGCTTCCGGAACGTTCCCGATCTCGAGGCCGCGGTGCGCGAGTGTGCCCGCGCCCTGCGTCCCGGCGGCGTGCTCGGGTCGCTGGACTTCTTCGTCCCGCGCAACGCCATCTGGCGTGTGCTGTTCCTCGGGTACCTCCGACTCGCGGGCGACGTCGTGGGATGGTGGTGGCACCGCACGCCGGCGATCTACGGGTACATCGCGCGCTCGATCGCCTCGTTCGTGACGGCGGAGGAGTTCGCGGCGATGCTGCGCGCGCACGGCTTCACGGTGGTCGAGCAGCGACGCATGCTCTTCGGCGGCATTGCGTTGCACCTCGCCGTGCGGGACGGTGCCGCATGA
- a CDS encoding GNAT family N-acetyltransferase, producing the protein MLRTATETDVPAILELIQGLAEYERMRDDCVATEARLRDTLFGAAPKAEVVLAVSQGEVAGFALFCGNYSTFLAQPGLWLEDLFVRPGFRGQGIGRALLAHLAKLAVERGCGRVEWSVLDWNEPSIGFYQSLGAQGLTEWTTFRLTGNAISDLAASAP; encoded by the coding sequence GTGCTCCGCACCGCCACCGAGACCGACGTTCCCGCGATCCTGGAGCTGATCCAGGGGCTGGCGGAGTACGAACGCATGCGCGACGACTGCGTGGCCACCGAGGCACGCCTGCGTGACACGCTGTTCGGTGCCGCGCCGAAGGCCGAGGTCGTGCTGGCCGTGTCGCAGGGAGAGGTCGCCGGATTCGCCCTCTTCTGCGGGAACTACTCCACCTTCCTCGCGCAGCCGGGACTCTGGCTCGAGGACCTGTTCGTGCGTCCCGGGTTCCGTGGCCAGGGCATCGGCCGCGCGCTCCTCGCCCACCTCGCGAAGCTGGCCGTGGAGCGGGGCTGCGGACGCGTGGAGTGGTCGGTGCTCGACTGGAACGAGCCATCGATCGGCTTCTACCAGTCGCTCGGGGCGCAGGGCCTCACCGAATGGACGACGTTCCGGCTGACCGGCAACGCCATCAGCGATCTCGCCGCGAGCGCCCCATGA
- a CDS encoding GNAT family N-acetyltransferase translates to MTPPVRPVKERIPLPPAVPATEADVQAIVALNNQFSADGLTLPRTEDFVAQHLSDYRVVRSPDGGLWGQVALDEYSPSLCELVSLAVAPAAQGKGLGRHLITAAVDLANRRGFPQLFAVSLADTLFLGAGFMQSSIDEFPEKIWRYRAISRSELSIGKKFLFVRDLPPRPPKKPGKTRSRRPSVRGTRK, encoded by the coding sequence ATGACCCCGCCCGTCAGGCCCGTGAAGGAGCGGATCCCGCTGCCGCCCGCCGTGCCGGCCACCGAGGCCGACGTGCAGGCCATCGTCGCCCTCAACAACCAGTTCTCGGCCGACGGCCTCACCCTGCCCCGCACCGAGGATTTCGTCGCCCAGCACCTCAGCGACTACCGCGTCGTGCGCAGCCCCGATGGGGGGCTCTGGGGGCAGGTGGCGCTGGACGAGTATTCCCCGTCGCTCTGCGAGCTGGTCTCGCTGGCGGTCGCGCCAGCGGCGCAGGGCAAGGGCCTCGGCCGGCACCTCATCACCGCGGCGGTGGACCTCGCCAACCGACGCGGCTTTCCCCAGCTCTTCGCCGTCTCGCTCGCCGACACGCTCTTCCTGGGCGCCGGCTTCATGCAATCGTCGATCGACGAGTTCCCGGAGAAGATCTGGCGCTACCGGGCGATCTCGCGCTCGGAGCTCTCGATCGGGAAGAAGTTCCTGTTCGTGCGTGACCTGCCGCCCCGTCCGCCGAAGAAGCCCGGCAAGACCCGCTCGCGCCGCCCCAGCGTGCGCGGCACGCGGAAGTGA
- a CDS encoding alpha/beta fold hydrolase, with the protein MPSLPHARHTPALPQQSIGAFTFEDGTTVADAAMRYALVPPDGPSDGIVVICPSLTGTPAILQEWWGEVGPAVARERYATLYPHAFTPGTLAAFPRERPPTIRDFARGIVALVRALGLPQATFVTGGSLGGMIALETAIESGAPTHALVLAAPAVQTAWGAGWNMVQLKALAIGDGAAGFELARAVGMMTYRTEREFEARFGGDAPSAEGRTMATYLEHQGRKLVARFDPVEYEQRVRAMDTHDVGRGRGGWRDVLAPLAHRIAAAGVAGDALYSAEIVEAWARATGVAFHTVTSIHGHDAFLLERAQVRSIIASAFERATLDAAESTALR; encoded by the coding sequence ATGCCATCCTTGCCGCACGCCCGCCACACGCCGGCCCTCCCGCAGCAGTCCATCGGCGCCTTCACCTTCGAGGACGGCACGACGGTCGCGGATGCCGCGATGCGCTACGCCCTCGTGCCGCCGGACGGTCCCAGCGACGGGATCGTCGTGATCTGCCCCTCGCTCACCGGCACGCCGGCGATCCTGCAGGAATGGTGGGGCGAGGTCGGTCCGGCGGTGGCGCGCGAGCGCTATGCCACCCTGTATCCACACGCGTTCACGCCGGGCACCCTCGCGGCCTTTCCGCGCGAGCGTCCGCCCACGATCCGCGACTTCGCACGCGGCATCGTCGCACTCGTCCGCGCCCTCGGCCTGCCGCAGGCGACCTTCGTGACGGGCGGCTCACTCGGCGGCATGATTGCACTCGAGACGGCGATCGAGAGTGGCGCGCCCACGCATGCGCTCGTGCTCGCCGCACCCGCCGTGCAGACTGCCTGGGGCGCCGGCTGGAACATGGTGCAGCTGAAGGCACTGGCCATCGGCGATGGCGCGGCGGGGTTCGAGCTGGCGCGAGCCGTGGGGATGATGACCTATCGCACCGAGCGCGAGTTCGAGGCGCGCTTCGGCGGCGATGCACCGTCGGCCGAAGGCCGCACCATGGCCACCTACCTCGAGCACCAGGGCCGCAAGCTCGTGGCACGATTCGACCCGGTCGAGTACGAGCAGCGCGTGCGCGCGATGGACACGCACGATGTGGGCAGGGGCCGCGGCGGCTGGCGCGACGTGCTGGCACCACTCGCCCACCGCATCGCTGCGGCGGGCGTGGCCGGCGATGCGCTGTACAGTGCGGAGATCGTCGAGGCGTGGGCGCGTGCGACGGGGGTGGCGTTCCACACGGTGACATCCATCCACGGGCACGACGCGTTCCTGCTGGAGCGCGCGCAGGTGCGCAGCATCATCGCGTCGGCGTTCGAGCGGGCCACGCTCGACGCCGCGGAATCGACCGCGCTCCGCTGA
- a CDS encoding glycosyltransferase family 39 protein — protein sequence MSVYESTAPRGGGVTVAAVLVAVVTVTGLFTRPLLAIDETRYAAVALEMLQRNDWLVPHLNGATYSHKPPLLFWLVAAGWKVFGVSEAWARLVGPLAGVVALALLTALARALWPHDARTRGWAPVITVGALLWAAFGTLFMFDTLLACCALLALLGIVHAVEHGNRRGVFYLAAGITLGVLSKGPVILLHVLPVALAAPWWATPRADRRWATWYVSLLGGLLLGVCGALLWAIPAGVAGGAEYQRAIFLGQTTGRIANSFAHRRGIWWYLPLLPALLFPWFLWPESWRALSALRQAPRDAGVRFCVAWAGAALVLFSLVSGKQVHYLVPIVPAVALLLARGLSQREAASFGRPWLVALVLLLLGAAVIAVGVTPLGDRVLWWPHATVAWGWALVPMAAAVMLVLWVRGRITRNAAVHTLAVSTTVLLAALQLAIARQATVPYDTAPMAAAVRTALRAGRPVAMLGSYHGEYHFPARLRDVRIEVLPPPAAATWLAAHRDGLLLRYDRGRDAPVPEGSVERHPFRNGWVSLSRGLPAGGTVAEPAGGE from the coding sequence ATGAGCGTGTACGAATCCACGGCGCCACGCGGTGGCGGCGTGACCGTGGCGGCTGTGCTGGTCGCCGTCGTGACCGTGACGGGCCTCTTCACGCGACCGCTGCTCGCCATCGACGAGACCCGGTACGCCGCCGTGGCGCTCGAGATGCTGCAGCGCAACGACTGGCTGGTGCCGCACCTGAACGGGGCGACGTACAGCCACAAGCCGCCGCTGCTCTTCTGGCTGGTGGCCGCAGGGTGGAAGGTGTTCGGGGTGAGCGAAGCCTGGGCCCGCCTGGTGGGCCCGCTGGCCGGCGTGGTGGCGCTCGCGCTGCTCACGGCACTCGCCCGCGCACTCTGGCCGCACGACGCGCGCACCCGCGGCTGGGCGCCGGTGATCACGGTCGGGGCGCTGCTCTGGGCCGCCTTCGGCACGCTCTTCATGTTCGACACGCTGCTTGCGTGTTGTGCGCTGCTGGCGCTGCTGGGCATCGTGCACGCCGTCGAACATGGGAATCGCCGCGGCGTGTTCTACCTCGCCGCCGGCATCACACTCGGCGTGCTCTCGAAGGGCCCGGTGATCCTGCTCCACGTGCTGCCGGTGGCCCTCGCGGCACCGTGGTGGGCCACCCCGCGCGCGGACCGGCGCTGGGCCACCTGGTACGTCTCGCTGCTCGGCGGCCTGCTGCTCGGGGTGTGCGGTGCGCTGCTCTGGGCCATCCCGGCCGGCGTTGCCGGAGGGGCGGAGTACCAGCGCGCGATCTTCCTCGGGCAGACGACCGGGCGGATCGCCAACAGCTTCGCGCACCGGCGCGGCATCTGGTGGTACCTGCCGCTCCTCCCCGCGCTCCTGTTCCCCTGGTTTCTCTGGCCCGAGTCGTGGCGCGCGCTGTCGGCACTTCGCCAGGCACCACGGGATGCCGGTGTCCGTTTCTGCGTCGCCTGGGCGGGGGCCGCACTGGTGCTCTTCTCGCTCGTCAGCGGGAAGCAGGTGCACTACCTGGTGCCGATCGTGCCCGCGGTGGCACTGCTCCTTGCGCGCGGGCTGAGCCAGCGTGAGGCGGCCAGCTTCGGCCGGCCCTGGCTGGTGGCGCTGGTGCTGCTGCTCCTCGGGGCAGCCGTCATCGCCGTCGGCGTGACGCCTCTTGGCGATCGGGTGCTCTGGTGGCCGCACGCCACGGTGGCCTGGGGTTGGGCGCTGGTGCCGATGGCGGCCGCCGTGATGCTGGTGCTCTGGGTCCGCGGGCGCATCACGCGCAATGCGGCGGTGCACACCCTGGCCGTCAGCACCACGGTGCTGCTCGCTGCGCTGCAGCTCGCGATCGCGCGGCAGGCGACGGTGCCGTACGACACGGCGCCGATGGCAGCCGCGGTGCGCACCGCACTGCGAGCAGGGCGTCCCGTCGCGATGCTCGGCAGCTATCACGGCGAGTATCATTTCCCGGCGCGGCTGCGTGACGTCCGCATCGAGGTGCTGCCGCCGCCAGCCGCGGCGACGTGGCTGGCCGCACATCGCGACGGCCTGCTGCTACGCTACGACCGCGGGCGCGATGCGCCGGTGCCGGAGGGCAGTGTCGAACGACACCCGTTCCGGAACGGGTGGGTGTCGCTCTCGCGTGGGCTGCCGGCCGGCGGAACCGTCGCGGAGCCCGCCGGCGGGGAGTGA
- a CDS encoding lipid-A-disaccharide synthase N-terminal domain-containing protein: protein MMESSSIWLAVGFLGQSLFSARFIVQWLVSEKRRKSVTPVAFWYFSLAGGIILLAYAVHKRDTVFMVGQATGLLVYARNLMLILRPRSDASADASAVPTPTSDSADR, encoded by the coding sequence ATGATGGAGAGCTCGAGCATCTGGCTCGCCGTCGGCTTCCTCGGGCAGTCGCTGTTCTCGGCCCGGTTCATCGTCCAGTGGCTGGTCAGCGAGAAGCGTCGGAAGAGCGTCACCCCGGTGGCCTTCTGGTACTTCAGCCTCGCCGGCGGCATCATCCTGCTCGCGTACGCCGTGCACAAGCGCGACACCGTGTTCATGGTGGGACAGGCCACCGGCCTGCTGGTGTACGCGCGGAACCTGATGCTGATCCTGCGCCCGCGGTCCGACGCTTCCGCCGACGCCTCCGCCGTGCCGACCCCGACGTCCGACAGCGCCGACCGTTGA
- a CDS encoding glycosyltransferase family 2 protein yields MSNPNTSYAPAQRPLPVQPSGCEPFELSVVVPVHNERENIGPLVAEIVASLSGVVPFEIVYVDDGSSDGTAQALQLAQQGAPMLRVVRHARSAGQSTAIRTGVLAARGRWIATLDGDGQNDPADIPALLTQACSLAAQRGDDRLLVAGWRTARRDTAFTRWQSKVANAVRSRLLRDGTPDTGCGLKVYARATFLALPYFDHMHRFMPALVRREGGEVLSVPVNHRPRTRGASHYGVMNRLWTGVVDMAGVMWLARRARVVQRLEHGPLRERVS; encoded by the coding sequence ATGTCGAATCCCAACACATCGTACGCCCCCGCGCAGCGCCCACTCCCGGTGCAGCCTTCGGGGTGCGAGCCGTTTGAACTGTCGGTGGTCGTGCCGGTCCACAACGAGCGGGAGAACATCGGCCCGCTCGTGGCCGAGATCGTCGCCTCGCTGTCAGGTGTCGTGCCATTCGAGATCGTGTACGTGGACGACGGCAGCTCCGATGGCACCGCCCAGGCGCTCCAGCTCGCCCAGCAGGGCGCACCCATGCTGCGGGTGGTGCGCCATGCACGGAGCGCCGGCCAGAGCACCGCGATCCGCACCGGCGTGCTGGCCGCACGGGGGCGGTGGATTGCGACCCTCGATGGCGACGGCCAGAACGATCCGGCCGACATCCCGGCACTGCTCACGCAGGCCTGCTCGCTGGCGGCGCAGCGTGGCGATGACCGGCTGCTCGTGGCCGGCTGGCGCACGGCGCGACGCGACACGGCCTTCACGCGCTGGCAGTCAAAGGTTGCGAACGCCGTCCGTTCGCGGCTGCTGCGCGACGGCACCCCCGACACCGGCTGCGGGCTCAAGGTGTACGCCCGCGCCACTTTCCTTGCCCTGCCGTACTTCGACCACATGCACCGCTTCATGCCCGCCCTCGTGCGCCGGGAAGGTGGCGAAGTCCTCTCGGTGCCGGTGAACCATCGACCGCGCACGCGCGGGGCGTCTCACTACGGCGTGATGAACCGACTCTGGACGGGGGTGGTCGACATGGCGGGTGTGATGTGGCTGGCGCGGCGGGCGCGCGTCGTGCAGCGCCTCGAGCATGGGCCACTCCGTGAGCGGGTGTCATGA
- a CDS encoding CocE/NonD family hydrolase, whose protein sequence is MTARLTFRLCLLSLVLAGRVPAQPSTAATGYRKLEARIPMRDGALLFTHIYVPTDTSRTFPFLMQRTPYSVAPYGAEKLPTRLGPSAAFQREGFIFVHQDVRGRYQSTGTWREMTPHQPAGSGAADVNESTDTYDTITWLLEHVPRHNGKVGLWGISYPGFYVTASSLDAHPALVAVSPQAPATDLYDGDDLFHNGAFMLAANAGFYRSFRPHRAPVLPDSEPRPSIDPAARDGYAWFLGAGQLQRAADTPLGANPYWAEILQHPTYDDHWRARAIQRQIIAGVQFPPASLTVGGWYDAEDPNGPLLTYRAIAGALGVGDPRGTTVVSHHLVMGPWAHGQFARDSGTALGPLRFGSATGVFYRDSIEFPFFMQHLKGAAPAELAAATLYDTGRDAWRTFARWPAVDQRVQPWFLQANASLDTLAPAAGSAAAADRYPSDPARPVPYTERIVAGMARDYITDDQRFASRRPDVLTYRSAPLTGDLTVGGGVNVVLHVATTGTDADFVVRLIDEYPDGTPGDTASVRMAGFQRLVRGEPFRARYRRGFDRAIPFVANRPDSLRFTLPDVLHTFRAGNRVMVQVSSSWFPLVDRNPQVFVPNIFTARPGDFRRAEMTLFHTAAQASRIELPVLP, encoded by the coding sequence GTGACAGCCCGACTGACGTTCCGGCTCTGCCTCCTGTCGCTGGTGCTTGCCGGCAGGGTACCCGCCCAGCCCTCCACCGCAGCCACGGGCTACCGGAAGCTCGAAGCGCGGATCCCGATGCGTGACGGCGCCCTGCTCTTCACGCACATCTACGTCCCGACAGATACATCACGCACGTTTCCGTTCCTGATGCAGCGCACGCCGTATTCGGTGGCGCCCTACGGAGCTGAGAAGCTTCCAACCCGGCTCGGCCCGTCCGCTGCATTCCAGCGTGAAGGGTTCATCTTCGTCCACCAGGACGTGCGCGGGCGGTACCAGAGCACCGGCACCTGGCGCGAGATGACGCCGCACCAGCCTGCCGGGTCGGGTGCGGCCGACGTCAACGAAAGCACCGACACGTACGACACCATCACCTGGCTGCTGGAGCATGTGCCGCGCCACAACGGCAAGGTCGGGCTTTGGGGCATCAGCTACCCGGGCTTCTACGTCACCGCCAGCAGCCTCGACGCGCATCCGGCGCTCGTCGCCGTGTCACCGCAGGCACCGGCCACCGATCTCTACGACGGCGACGACCTGTTCCACAACGGCGCATTCATGCTCGCCGCGAATGCCGGTTTCTACCGGTCGTTCCGCCCGCACCGTGCGCCAGTGCTCCCGGACAGCGAACCGCGTCCGTCCATCGATCCCGCCGCGCGCGACGGCTATGCCTGGTTCCTCGGCGCGGGCCAGCTGCAGCGCGCCGCCGACACGCCGCTCGGCGCCAATCCCTACTGGGCCGAGATCCTCCAGCATCCCACCTACGACGACCACTGGCGCGCCCGCGCGATCCAGCGCCAGATCATCGCCGGCGTGCAATTCCCGCCGGCCTCGCTCACGGTCGGCGGCTGGTATGACGCAGAGGACCCCAACGGGCCGCTGCTGACGTACCGTGCCATCGCCGGCGCGCTCGGGGTGGGCGATCCCCGTGGCACGACGGTCGTGTCCCACCACCTCGTGATGGGTCCGTGGGCGCATGGCCAGTTCGCCCGCGACAGCGGCACCGCTCTCGGACCGCTGCGGTTCGGATCGGCCACCGGCGTGTTCTACCGCGACTCGATCGAGTTCCCCTTCTTCATGCAGCACCTGAAGGGTGCCGCTCCGGCGGAGCTGGCGGCAGCGACGTTGTACGACACCGGGCGTGATGCCTGGCGGACGTTCGCGCGATGGCCGGCCGTCGACCAGCGGGTGCAGCCCTGGTTCCTCCAGGCGAACGCGTCGCTCGACACGCTGGCGCCCGCGGCGGGCAGTGCGGCGGCGGCGGACCGCTACCCTAGCGATCCGGCCAGGCCGGTGCCGTACACGGAGCGCATCGTCGCGGGCATGGCGCGCGACTACATCACCGACGACCAGCGATTCGCGTCGCGCCGGCCGGACGTGCTCACCTACCGCTCCGCGCCACTCACGGGCGACCTCACCGTCGGCGGGGGCGTGAACGTGGTGCTGCATGTCGCCACCACCGGCACCGACGCCGACTTCGTCGTGCGGCTCATCGACGAATACCCCGACGGCACGCCGGGCGACACCGCCTCGGTGCGCATGGCGGGGTTCCAGCGACTGGTGCGCGGCGAGCCATTCCGGGCACGCTACCGTCGGGGCTTCGACCGCGCGATTCCCTTCGTCGCCAACCGCCCCGACTCGCTCCGGTTCACGCTCCCCGACGTGCTGCACACGTTTCGCGCGGGGAATCGCGTCATGGTGCAGGTGAGCAGCAGCTGGTTCCCGCTGGTCGATCGCAATCCGCAGGTGTTCGTGCCGAACATCTTCACGGCACGGCCGGGCGATTTCCGACGGGCGGAGATGACACTGTTCCACACGGCGGCCCAGGCCTCACGCATCGAACTCCCCGTGCTGCCGTGA
- a CDS encoding phosphotransferase — protein MIPTDVLRAARAGFGLPRGHVRVLSTRFAKTCLAHRTADGGRSQLRLVQAGADTLPRLHSEMQWLQHLARTHGIAVPAPHSWRDGALVSPLLTDRHGGTWHAVQCAWVTGRHLDRGFRPADFARAGALLARLHRANADAPAGIAAARPTWWIPRLFELATSLRHIVLDEMAPLPPSVSPALAQAYRRAHAALVQAAAALPRGAHHEGLVHTDAHWQNLRFTRERVGLVDFEDFASGRYMLDVACLWGRVQERTGSARMLDAILEGYDRVRPLPPSHHRDLRVMLAFRRFDYAGWVLSWPDPSQRDWGPALLAGAPAYIERMLGG, from the coding sequence GTGATTCCCACGGACGTGCTGCGCGCGGCGCGCGCGGGGTTCGGTCTGCCGCGGGGGCACGTGCGCGTGCTCAGCACCCGGTTCGCGAAGACCTGCCTCGCGCATCGCACGGCTGACGGCGGTCGCTCGCAGCTGCGGCTGGTGCAGGCGGGGGCCGACACGCTGCCACGGCTGCACTCGGAGATGCAGTGGCTGCAGCACCTCGCCCGCACACACGGCATTGCCGTGCCGGCGCCGCATTCATGGCGGGACGGCGCGCTGGTGTCTCCACTGCTCACCGATCGCCACGGAGGAACGTGGCACGCCGTGCAGTGCGCGTGGGTGACAGGTCGCCACCTGGACCGCGGCTTCAGGCCGGCGGACTTTGCGCGTGCCGGCGCACTGCTGGCACGGCTCCACCGCGCCAATGCGGACGCACCGGCGGGCATCGCCGCGGCACGACCGACCTGGTGGATCCCGCGCCTCTTCGAGCTGGCGACATCGCTGCGGCACATCGTGCTGGACGAGATGGCCCCGCTGCCTCCGTCCGTCTCACCGGCACTCGCGCAGGCGTATCGCCGCGCCCATGCGGCGCTCGTCCAGGCGGCGGCGGCGCTGCCACGGGGGGCGCACCACGAGGGACTCGTGCACACCGATGCCCACTGGCAGAACCTGCGCTTCACGCGCGAACGCGTGGGCCTGGTGGACTTCGAGGACTTCGCCAGCGGGCGATACATGCTGGACGTGGCGTGCCTCTGGGGTCGCGTGCAGGAGCGGACCGGCAGCGCGCGGATGCTGGATGCGATCCTCGAGGGCTACGACCGTGTGCGGCCCCTGCCACCGTCGCATCACCGGGACCTGCGCGTCATGCTCGCGTTTCGCCGCTTCGACTACGCGGGCTGGGTGCTGAGCTGGCCGGACCCCAGCCAGCGTGACTGGGGCCCCGCCCTGCTGGCCGGAGCGCCGGCATACATCGAGCGCATGCTCGGCGGCTGA